The following proteins are encoded in a genomic region of Fusarium oxysporum f. sp. lycopersici 4287 chromosome 1, whole genome shotgun sequence:
- a CDS encoding RNA polymerase II subunit A domain phosphatase SSU72 (At least one base has a quality score < 10) has product MAHLKATADTNSSFALYVLATTIAPWKHIYGYPRLTILSSPSALVLSSACLGPTITQPNVYHFYKTSYDSMFKELESKDARLYKNNGILNMLNRNRGVKWGPERWQDWQVGVPRLQHAKDRGSEGTEGGLVDIVITCEERCWDAVVDDLLNRGSPLNRPVHVINVEIKDNHEEAAIGGQGILDLANSLNAAAREERDAVGASSFDNGSASSRASFDERVPDILASWQERWPNLPATWTVAWF; this is encoded by the exons ATGGCTCATCTGAAAGCAACAGCGGATACAAACTCAAGTTTTGCACTGTATGTGCTAGCAACAACAATCG CTCCATGGAAGCACATTTACGGCTATCCCAGGCTGACTATCCTGTCATCTCCTTCGGCACTGGTTCTCTCGTCCGCCTGCCTGGGCCCTACCATTACCCAACCTAATGTGTATCACTTTTACAAAACTTCTTATGACAGTATGTTCAAGGAGCTTGAATCCAAGGATGCTCGGCTGTACAAGAACAACGGCATCCTTAACATGTTGAACCGTAACCGTGGCGTCAAATGGGGCCCAGAACGCTGGCAAGACTGGCAAGTTGGTGTACCTCGCCTGCAACATGCTAAGGACCGTGGCAGCGAGGGTACTGAAGGTGGTCTAGTCGATATTGTCATCACCTGTGAAGAGCGATGCTGGGATGCTGTTGTCGATGATCTCCTTAACAGGGGTTCACCACTCAACCGACCTGTCCATGTCATCAatgtcgagatcaaggataACCACGAAGAGGCCGCCATTGGTGGGCAGGGTATCTTGGATCTTGCGAACTCTCTCAACGCGGCTGCTCGTGAAGAGCGTGACGCTGTTGGTGCTTCGTCCTTTGACAATGGTTCTGCCTCAAGCAGAGCTTCCTTTGATGAGCGAGTACCTGATATTCTGGCTTCATGGCAGGAAAGGTGGCCCAATCTGCCAGCGACCTGGACCGTTGCTTGGTTCTAA
- a CDS encoding RNA polymerase II subunit A domain phosphatase SSU72 (At least one base has a quality score < 10), protein MFKELESKDARLYKNNGILNMLNRNRGVKWGPERWQDWQVGVPRLQHAKDRGSEGTEGGLVDIVITCEERCWDAVVDDLLNRGSPLNRPVHVINVEIKDNHEEAAIGGQGILDLANSLNAAAREERDAVGASSFDNGSASSRASFDERVPDILASWQERWPNLPATWTVAWF, encoded by the coding sequence ATGTTCAAGGAGCTTGAATCCAAGGATGCTCGGCTGTACAAGAACAACGGCATCCTTAACATGTTGAACCGTAACCGTGGCGTCAAATGGGGCCCAGAACGCTGGCAAGACTGGCAAGTTGGTGTACCTCGCCTGCAACATGCTAAGGACCGTGGCAGCGAGGGTACTGAAGGTGGTCTAGTCGATATTGTCATCACCTGTGAAGAGCGATGCTGGGATGCTGTTGTCGATGATCTCCTTAACAGGGGTTCACCACTCAACCGACCTGTCCATGTCATCAatgtcgagatcaaggataACCACGAAGAGGCCGCCATTGGTGGGCAGGGTATCTTGGATCTTGCGAACTCTCTCAACGCGGCTGCTCGTGAAGAGCGTGACGCTGTTGGTGCTTCGTCCTTTGACAATGGTTCTGCCTCAAGCAGAGCTTCCTTTGATGAGCGAGTACCTGATATTCTGGCTTCATGGCAGGAAAGGTGGCCCAATCTGCCAGCGACCTGGACCGTTGCTTGGTTCTAA
- a CDS encoding hypothetical protein (At least one base has a quality score < 10), which translates to MLKKVLSKCRAHSTTITGLLHALPLVSLALQLDEGKKHHKQEAKSMFAISALDTRRFIPTNSEAYPWHVPSTTMDNQMTLVSHMFGENLVAEIRSKAKGIPTQSHAMTQLENFVWAAAVQAREDIQNKLDKGMENDPSGLMNFVKDWRVQKKQQLKKPRVGAWGVSNLGTLDGAIEGSGWKIERAVFQLSCELTSPVFHISSISVKGKEMCVDVSWQQGIIDAEIGDTLASDMEAWIRFLGAGGEE; encoded by the coding sequence ATGCTGAAGAAGGTACTGAGCAAATGCCGAGCACATAGTACTACCATTACAGGCCTTTTGCATGCCCTGCCGCTGGTATCGCTTGCCCTGCAATTAGATGAGGGCAAGAAGCATCACAAACAAGAGGCAAAGTCGATGTTTGCTATCAGCGCATTGGATACACGTCGCTTCATCCCCACCAATTCTGAGGCATACCCTTGGCACGTTCCTAGTACGACCATGGACAACCAGATGACACTTGTTAGCCACATGTTTGGTGAGAACCTAGTCGCAGAAATCCGCTCTAAAGCCAAAGGAATACCGACACAATCACATGCCATGACTCAACTCGAGAATTTTGTCTGGGCAGCTGCTGTGCAAGCTAGAGAGGATATCCAGAACAAACTCGACAAGGGCATGGAAAATGACCCTTCAGGCTTGATGAACTTCGTCAAAGACTGGCGTGTTCAaaagaagcagcagctcaagaagcCCCGAGTAGGTGCCTGGGGTGTATCCAATTTAGGAACACTCGATGGGGCCATTGAAGGCTCAGGCTGGAAGATCGAGAGAGCTGTGTTTCAGCTGAGCTGTGAACTCACTTCGCCTGTGTTCCATATCAGCTCGATTAGCGTTAAGGGTAAAGAGATGTGCGTTGATGTCAGTTGGCAACAGGGTATCATCGATGCTGAGATTGGAGACACACTCGCGTCCGATATGGAGGCCTGGATAAGGTTCCTTGGCGCCGGGGGAGAGGAATGA
- a CDS encoding hypothetical protein (At least one base has a quality score < 10), with the protein MSIRGPGTPINGNGFPPRGQSRMRRPSDAPSMRGPGPTDAYGMPASPGAQNGDYGRPTPKQLNQNNTIVPNKSIMLEEDDEGEGFTEPDPNRESKRSAGSGVTSEADKKLIEDYQNQVRELREKLDSMEDAMRKKEDEMNSALDQERSRSATTNQEKQEWNDLRLNLENKLAEAQNLNDSMKQELQRVREDHDIEIQRLRDDVAAAHESARSTGPVASDSDLQRENDELRQELREQQQVTEEVRKEAQEFLLEMRQLSQQSGSTHERHAELEQTIERLEREVHEWKNRYAGAKTQLRHMRASSAGPGIEHDAAKHVREKGFMDDRGLVKDVHVTKFQIAIDELLQKARTEDPEKVIDAMKQVVVSVRRITKDIEVPQNNDEDFAQQQAKIRSKVSSTANNLITASKNFAHSAGMSPVSLLDTAASHLAAAIVELLGLVKIRTTPAEELDDDDGTVTPADSSGLFSPVATEHPSTTQGGLPPPPPFQGLGGMRGSIDSSAYSPLGSPRQSAEPYSGRPMSKASAVPIGLGHSNANNQANGQGSHQLDPRAAEDLKVSYPSTLDHRHH; encoded by the exons ATGTCAATCAGGGGACCGGGTACTCCAATTAATGGTAATGGCTTTCCCCCTCGAGGTCAAAGCCGCATGAGGAGACCCTCTGATGCACCATCTATGAGAGGTCCTGGACCGACAGATGCTTACGGTATGCCAGCATCACCAGGTGCCCAGAATGGCGATTACGGACGCCCAACCCCGAAACAGCTCAATCAGAATAACACGATCGTTCCGAATAAAAGTATAATgctcgaagaagacgacgaaggTGAAGGATTCACAGAACCGGACCCGAACCGTGAGAGCAAACGGAGTGCTGGAAGCGGTGTGACTTCGGAG GCCGATaagaagctcatcgaggACTATCAAAATCAGGTACGAGAACTACGTGAGAAACTGGACAGCATGGAAGATGCtatgaggaagaaggaagacgaGATGAACAGTGCGCTGGATCAGGAACGTTCTCGATCTGCTACTACCAACCAGGAGAAACAGGAGTGGAATGACCTGAGACTCAACCTTGAGAACAAGCTAGCTGAGGCGCAAAACTTGAACGACTCCATGAAGCAAGAACTGCAACGCGTACGAGAGGATCACGATATTGAAATACAAAGACTTAGGGACGACGTGGCCGCAGCACATGAATCAGCACGTAGCACTGGACCTGTTGCATCAGATTCAGACCTTCAGCGGGAAAATGATGAGCTTCGACAGGAACTCCGAGAACAACAGCAGGTCACAGAAGAGGTTCGAAAAGAGGCACAGGAATTCTTGCTTGAGATGCGCCAACTTTCCCAACAGAGTGGCTCAACACATGAACGACACGCAGAGCTGGAACAGACAATTGAGAGACTCGAGCGCGAGGTTCACGAATGGAAGAACCGATACGCGGGCGCAAAAACGCAATTGCGACATATGCGCGCATCTTCCGCTGGTCCTGGAATTGAACATGATGCAGCAAAGCATGTCCGGGAAAAGGGATTCATGGATGACCGTGGGCTTGTTAAAGATGTTCACGTCACCAAGTTTCAAATCGCCATTGACGAACTACTGCAAAAAGCACGAACTGAAGACCCAGAAAAGGTTATCGACGCAATGAAGCAAGTTGTTGTCAGCGTCCGCCGCATTACCAAGGACATCGAGGTCCCACAGAATAATGATGAAGACTTCGCACAGCAACAGGCCAAGATCAGATCCAAGGTATCTTCTACCGCAAACAACCTCATCACAGCCTCCAAGAACTTTGCCCATAGCGCTGGAATGTCCCCCGTATCACTGCTCGATACAGCAGCGTCACACTTGGCTGCGGCCATCGtggagcttcttggcctggtcaAAATTCGGACAACTCCCGCTGAAGAAttggatgatgacgatggaacTGTAACTCCTGCGGATTCCAGTGGACTCTTTTCTCCTGTAGCTACTGAGCATCCTTCGACTACTCAAGGCGGACTCCCTCCTCCACCGCCCttccagggtcttggtggtATGCGAGGAAGCATTGACTCTTCGGCATATAGTCCTTTAGGCTCACCTCGCCAATCCGCGGAGCCATATTCTGGAAGGCCCATGTCCAAAGCGAGCGCAGTACCAATCGGGCTCGGGCATTCCAACGCGAACAACCAAGCCAATGGGCAAGGATCGCATCAGCTGGATCCCCGAGCCGCCGAAGACCTCAAAGTCAGTTACCCTTCGACGCTAGATCATCGACATCACTAA
- a CDS encoding hypothetical protein (At least one base has a quality score < 10), producing the protein MSIRGPGTPINGNGFPPRGQSRMRRPSDAPSMRGPGPTDAYGMPASPGAQNGDYGRPTPKQLNQNNTIVPNKSIMLEEDDEGEGFTEPDPNRESKRSAGSGVTSEADKKLIEDYQNQVRELREKLDSMEDAMRKKEDEMNSALDQERSRSATTNQEKQEWNDLRLNLENKLAEAQNLNDSMKQELQRVREDHDIEIQRLRDDVAAAHESARSTGPVASDSDLQRENDELRQELREQQQVTEEVRKEAQEFLLEMRQLSQQSGSTHERHAELEQTIERLEREVHEWKNRYAGAKTQLRHMRASSAGPGIEHDAAKHVREKGFMDDRGLVKDVHVTKFQIAIDELLQKARTEDPEKVIDAMKQVVVSVRRITKDIEVPQNNDEDFAQQQAKIRSKVSSTANNLITASKNFAHSAGMSPVSLLDTAASHLAAAIVELLGLVKIRTTPAEELDDDDGTVTPADSSGLFSPVATEHPSTTQGGLPPPPPFQGLGGMRGSIDSSAYSPLGSPRQSAEPYSGRPMSKASAVPIGLGHSNANNQANGQGSHQLDPRAAEDLKLYLEDQNALLSTDIQQLVNTIRGDAEMRQITGEIGSINAVVSNIISETQAYGLGEMAAPLANCRARLLEAADQGQDMANIGMDTNSHEWRMWVQTLPPIAFGLAREAKELAQQADDMARPGRPDDFS; encoded by the exons ATGTCAATCAGGGGACCGGGTACTCCAATTAATGGTAATGGCTTTCCCCCTCGAGGTCAAAGCCGCATGAGGAGACCCTCTGATGCACCATCTATGAGAGGTCCTGGACCGACAGATGCTTACGGTATGCCAGCATCACCAGGTGCCCAGAATGGCGATTACGGACGCCCAACCCCGAAACAGCTCAATCAGAATAACACGATCGTTCCGAATAAAAGTATAATgctcgaagaagacgacgaaggTGAAGGATTCACAGAACCGGACCCGAACCGTGAGAGCAAACGGAGTGCTGGAAGCGGTGTGACTTCGGAG GCCGATaagaagctcatcgaggACTATCAAAATCAGGTACGAGAACTACGTGAGAAACTGGACAGCATGGAAGATGCtatgaggaagaaggaagacgaGATGAACAGTGCGCTGGATCAGGAACGTTCTCGATCTGCTACTACCAACCAGGAGAAACAGGAGTGGAATGACCTGAGACTCAACCTTGAGAACAAGCTAGCTGAGGCGCAAAACTTGAACGACTCCATGAAGCAAGAACTGCAACGCGTACGAGAGGATCACGATATTGAAATACAAAGACTTAGGGACGACGTGGCCGCAGCACATGAATCAGCACGTAGCACTGGACCTGTTGCATCAGATTCAGACCTTCAGCGGGAAAATGATGAGCTTCGACAGGAACTCCGAGAACAACAGCAGGTCACAGAAGAGGTTCGAAAAGAGGCACAGGAATTCTTGCTTGAGATGCGCCAACTTTCCCAACAGAGTGGCTCAACACATGAACGACACGCAGAGCTGGAACAGACAATTGAGAGACTCGAGCGCGAGGTTCACGAATGGAAGAACCGATACGCGGGCGCAAAAACGCAATTGCGACATATGCGCGCATCTTCCGCTGGTCCTGGAATTGAACATGATGCAGCAAAGCATGTCCGGGAAAAGGGATTCATGGATGACCGTGGGCTTGTTAAAGATGTTCACGTCACCAAGTTTCAAATCGCCATTGACGAACTACTGCAAAAAGCACGAACTGAAGACCCAGAAAAGGTTATCGACGCAATGAAGCAAGTTGTTGTCAGCGTCCGCCGCATTACCAAGGACATCGAGGTCCCACAGAATAATGATGAAGACTTCGCACAGCAACAGGCCAAGATCAGATCCAAGGTATCTTCTACCGCAAACAACCTCATCACAGCCTCCAAGAACTTTGCCCATAGCGCTGGAATGTCCCCCGTATCACTGCTCGATACAGCAGCGTCACACTTGGCTGCGGCCATCGtggagcttcttggcctggtcaAAATTCGGACAACTCCCGCTGAAGAAttggatgatgacgatggaacTGTAACTCCTGCGGATTCCAGTGGACTCTTTTCTCCTGTAGCTACTGAGCATCCTTCGACTACTCAAGGCGGACTCCCTCCTCCACCGCCCttccagggtcttggtggtATGCGAGGAAGCATTGACTCTTCGGCATATAGTCCTTTAGGCTCACCTCGCCAATCCGCGGAGCCATATTCTGGAAGGCCCATGTCCAAAGCGAGCGCAGTACCAATCGGGCTCGGGCATTCCAACGCGAACAACCAAGCCAATGGGCAAGGATCGCATCAGCTGGATCCCCGAGCCGCCGAAGACCTCAAA CTCTACCTTGAAGATCAGAATGCCCTCCTTTCAACCGACATCCAGCAGCTTGTGAACACCATCCGGGGTGATGCTGAGATGCGACAGATCACTGGCGAGATTGGCTCTATCAACGCCGTTGTTAGCAACATCATCTCAGAAACACAAGCCTACGGCCTAGGCGAAATGGCAGCCCCGTTGGCAAACTGTAGAGCACGACTACTAGAGGCTGCTGACCAAGGCCAGGATATGGCCAACATTGGCATGGACACCAACTCTCACGAATGGCGCATGTGGGTACAAACCTTGCCACCCATCGCGTTTGGGCTGGCGCGTGAGGCCAAGGAGTTGGCTCAACAAGCCGACGATATGGCCAGACCCGGACGACCTGATGACTTTTCGTAA
- a CDS encoding hypothetical protein (At least one base has a quality score < 10) — MSIRGPGTPINASPGAQNGDYGRPTPKQLNQNNTIVPNKSIMLEEDDEGEGFTEPDPNRESKRSAGSGVTSEADKKLIEDYQNQVRELREKLDSMEDAMRKKEDEMNSALDQERSRSATTNQEKQEWNDLRLNLENKLAEAQNLNDSMKQELQRVREDHDIEIQRLRDDVAAAHESARSTGPVASDSDLQRENDELRQELREQQQVTEEVRKEAQEFLLEMRQLSQQSGSTHERHAELEQTIERLEREVHEWKNRYAGAKTQLRHMRASSAGPGIEHDAAKHVREKGFMDDRGLVKDVHVTKFQIAIDELLQKARTEDPEKVIDAMKQVVVSVRRITKDIEVPQNNDEDFAQQQAKIRSKVSSTANNLITASKNFAHSAGMSPVSLLDTAASHLAAAIVELLGLVKIRTTPAEELDDDDGTVTPADSSGLFSPVATEHPSTTQGGLPPPPPFQGLGGMRGSIDSSAYSPLGSPRQSAEPYSGRPMSKASAVPIGLGHSNANNQANGQGSHQLDPRAAEDLKLYLEDQNALLSTDIQQLVNTIRGDAEMRQITGEIGSINAVVSNIISETQAYGLGEMAAPLANCRARLLEAADQGQDMANIGMDTNSHEWRMWVQTLPPIAFGLAREAKELAQQADDMARPGRPDDFS, encoded by the exons ATGTCAATCAGGGGACCGGGTACTCCAATTAATG CATCACCAGGTGCCCAGAATGGCGATTACGGACGCCCAACCCCGAAACAGCTCAATCAGAATAACACGATCGTTCCGAATAAAAGTATAATgctcgaagaagacgacgaaggTGAAGGATTCACAGAACCGGACCCGAACCGTGAGAGCAAACGGAGTGCTGGAAGCGGTGTGACTTCGGAG GCCGATaagaagctcatcgaggACTATCAAAATCAGGTACGAGAACTACGTGAGAAACTGGACAGCATGGAAGATGCtatgaggaagaaggaagacgaGATGAACAGTGCGCTGGATCAGGAACGTTCTCGATCTGCTACTACCAACCAGGAGAAACAGGAGTGGAATGACCTGAGACTCAACCTTGAGAACAAGCTAGCTGAGGCGCAAAACTTGAACGACTCCATGAAGCAAGAACTGCAACGCGTACGAGAGGATCACGATATTGAAATACAAAGACTTAGGGACGACGTGGCCGCAGCACATGAATCAGCACGTAGCACTGGACCTGTTGCATCAGATTCAGACCTTCAGCGGGAAAATGATGAGCTTCGACAGGAACTCCGAGAACAACAGCAGGTCACAGAAGAGGTTCGAAAAGAGGCACAGGAATTCTTGCTTGAGATGCGCCAACTTTCCCAACAGAGTGGCTCAACACATGAACGACACGCAGAGCTGGAACAGACAATTGAGAGACTCGAGCGCGAGGTTCACGAATGGAAGAACCGATACGCGGGCGCAAAAACGCAATTGCGACATATGCGCGCATCTTCCGCTGGTCCTGGAATTGAACATGATGCAGCAAAGCATGTCCGGGAAAAGGGATTCATGGATGACCGTGGGCTTGTTAAAGATGTTCACGTCACCAAGTTTCAAATCGCCATTGACGAACTACTGCAAAAAGCACGAACTGAAGACCCAGAAAAGGTTATCGACGCAATGAAGCAAGTTGTTGTCAGCGTCCGCCGCATTACCAAGGACATCGAGGTCCCACAGAATAATGATGAAGACTTCGCACAGCAACAGGCCAAGATCAGATCCAAGGTATCTTCTACCGCAAACAACCTCATCACAGCCTCCAAGAACTTTGCCCATAGCGCTGGAATGTCCCCCGTATCACTGCTCGATACAGCAGCGTCACACTTGGCTGCGGCCATCGtggagcttcttggcctggtcaAAATTCGGACAACTCCCGCTGAAGAAttggatgatgacgatggaacTGTAACTCCTGCGGATTCCAGTGGACTCTTTTCTCCTGTAGCTACTGAGCATCCTTCGACTACTCAAGGCGGACTCCCTCCTCCACCGCCCttccagggtcttggtggtATGCGAGGAAGCATTGACTCTTCGGCATATAGTCCTTTAGGCTCACCTCGCCAATCCGCGGAGCCATATTCTGGAAGGCCCATGTCCAAAGCGAGCGCAGTACCAATCGGGCTCGGGCATTCCAACGCGAACAACCAAGCCAATGGGCAAGGATCGCATCAGCTGGATCCCCGAGCCGCCGAAGACCTCAAA CTCTACCTTGAAGATCAGAATGCCCTCCTTTCAACCGACATCCAGCAGCTTGTGAACACCATCCGGGGTGATGCTGAGATGCGACAGATCACTGGCGAGATTGGCTCTATCAACGCCGTTGTTAGCAACATCATCTCAGAAACACAAGCCTACGGCCTAGGCGAAATGGCAGCCCCGTTGGCAAACTGTAGAGCACGACTACTAGAGGCTGCTGACCAAGGCCAGGATATGGCCAACATTGGCATGGACACCAACTCTCACGAATGGCGCATGTGGGTACAAACCTTGCCACCCATCGCGTTTGGGCTGGCGCGTGAGGCCAAGGAGTTGGCTCAACAAGCCGACGATATGGCCAGACCCGGACGACCTGATGACTTTTCGTAA
- a CDS encoding hypothetical protein (At least one base has a quality score < 10): MSIRGPGTPINASPGAQNGDYGRPTPKQLNQNNTIVPNKSIMLEEDDEGEGFTEPDPNRESKRSAGSGVTSEADKKLIEDYQNQVRELREKLDSMEDAMRKKEDEMNSALDQERSRSATTNQEKQEWNDLRLNLENKLAEAQNLNDSMKQELQRVREDHDIEIQRLRDDVAAAHESARSTGPVASDSDLQRENDELRQELREQQQVTEEVRKEAQEFLLEMRQLSQQSGSTHERHAELEQTIERLEREVHEWKNRYAGAKTQLRHMRASSAGPGIEHDAAKHVREKGFMDDRGLVKDVHVTKFQIAIDELLQKARTEDPEKVIDAMKQVVVSVRRITKDIEVPQNNDEDFAQQQAKIRSKVSSTANNLITASKNFAHSAGMSPVSLLDTAASHLAAAIVELLGLVKIRTTPAEELDDDDGTVTPADSSGLFSPVATEHPSTTQGGLPPPPPFQGLGGMRGSIDSSAYSPLGSPRQSAEPYSGRPMSKASAVPIGLGHSNANNQANGQGSHQLDPRAAEDLKVSYPSTLDHRHH, encoded by the exons ATGTCAATCAGGGGACCGGGTACTCCAATTAATG CATCACCAGGTGCCCAGAATGGCGATTACGGACGCCCAACCCCGAAACAGCTCAATCAGAATAACACGATCGTTCCGAATAAAAGTATAATgctcgaagaagacgacgaaggTGAAGGATTCACAGAACCGGACCCGAACCGTGAGAGCAAACGGAGTGCTGGAAGCGGTGTGACTTCGGAG GCCGATaagaagctcatcgaggACTATCAAAATCAGGTACGAGAACTACGTGAGAAACTGGACAGCATGGAAGATGCtatgaggaagaaggaagacgaGATGAACAGTGCGCTGGATCAGGAACGTTCTCGATCTGCTACTACCAACCAGGAGAAACAGGAGTGGAATGACCTGAGACTCAACCTTGAGAACAAGCTAGCTGAGGCGCAAAACTTGAACGACTCCATGAAGCAAGAACTGCAACGCGTACGAGAGGATCACGATATTGAAATACAAAGACTTAGGGACGACGTGGCCGCAGCACATGAATCAGCACGTAGCACTGGACCTGTTGCATCAGATTCAGACCTTCAGCGGGAAAATGATGAGCTTCGACAGGAACTCCGAGAACAACAGCAGGTCACAGAAGAGGTTCGAAAAGAGGCACAGGAATTCTTGCTTGAGATGCGCCAACTTTCCCAACAGAGTGGCTCAACACATGAACGACACGCAGAGCTGGAACAGACAATTGAGAGACTCGAGCGCGAGGTTCACGAATGGAAGAACCGATACGCGGGCGCAAAAACGCAATTGCGACATATGCGCGCATCTTCCGCTGGTCCTGGAATTGAACATGATGCAGCAAAGCATGTCCGGGAAAAGGGATTCATGGATGACCGTGGGCTTGTTAAAGATGTTCACGTCACCAAGTTTCAAATCGCCATTGACGAACTACTGCAAAAAGCACGAACTGAAGACCCAGAAAAGGTTATCGACGCAATGAAGCAAGTTGTTGTCAGCGTCCGCCGCATTACCAAGGACATCGAGGTCCCACAGAATAATGATGAAGACTTCGCACAGCAACAGGCCAAGATCAGATCCAAGGTATCTTCTACCGCAAACAACCTCATCACAGCCTCCAAGAACTTTGCCCATAGCGCTGGAATGTCCCCCGTATCACTGCTCGATACAGCAGCGTCACACTTGGCTGCGGCCATCGtggagcttcttggcctggtcaAAATTCGGACAACTCCCGCTGAAGAAttggatgatgacgatggaacTGTAACTCCTGCGGATTCCAGTGGACTCTTTTCTCCTGTAGCTACTGAGCATCCTTCGACTACTCAAGGCGGACTCCCTCCTCCACCGCCCttccagggtcttggtggtATGCGAGGAAGCATTGACTCTTCGGCATATAGTCCTTTAGGCTCACCTCGCCAATCCGCGGAGCCATATTCTGGAAGGCCCATGTCCAAAGCGAGCGCAGTACCAATCGGGCTCGGGCATTCCAACGCGAACAACCAAGCCAATGGGCAAGGATCGCATCAGCTGGATCCCCGAGCCGCCGAAGACCTCAAAGTCAGTTACCCTTCGACGCTAGATCATCGACATCACTAA